The window TCAAAAAGGTGCAATCAGAGATTTGCCTACCTTTTAGAAAAGCAAATTGATTAGGCAATATAATCCTTGAGGCAATAGGAGCCAAACGATCTGCTAGGATATGAGTAATAATCTTAAAAGAAAAATTAGCCATGGCAATAGGTTGAAATTGAGTGATAACATCTGCCTCCTGGACCTTCGGAATGAGCGCCACAAAGTTGGAATTTAGATTAGGCAAAATATAACCTGTCTGAAAGAAAGATTTAATGGCACCAATCACATACAGACCAACAACATCCCAACATGCTTGAAAAAAATGACCAGTGTAACCATCCTTACCAGGGGCACTATCCGCATTCATGGAAAAAACTACATTCTTAACTTCATCAGCAGTAGGAATGGCAAGTAAAGAGTCATTTTCTGAATATGAAACCACTGAAGGGATAACGTTCTCAACCAAACCTGTTTCACGAATATTCCCGTCATCCATAAAAGCAGTTGTGAAATGTTCAACTACATGGCTCCGCAAAATGTTAACATCATCCACCAAGTCATTCCCAATGCAAAGAGATGTGATAAATGAACGTGCTCTACGAATTTTTGCCAAAGTATGAAAGTAGCTTGTGTTTCTATCGCCTTCCTTAACCCATCTCACTCTAACCTTATCAGCCCAGAAATTTTCTTGAATCGATAAAACATTTGTCAAACCATCATGAGCTAAAAGTTCCTCAACACGGCGCGCTTCAGTAAGCCCTTCAAGAGATATGGCCAATTGGATTTTCTCAAGAACCGCTCTTGCATTATCCACATTTGTATGAATGTTGCCGAAGACATTAATATTCCAGACCTTCAAAATTGGTTTCAAAAGCTTGACCTTCCTTTGCAGAACAAACATAGGACATCCACGTACCTCAAAGGATTGCCATGCCTCTTGAACACATTTAATAAAATGTGAATGCCCCAGCCAAATCTTCTGAAACCGGAAGGGAATCGGGCCCTGTCCAACATATTTAGAGAAGGAGATCAAGAGAGGATTATGGTCAAAAGAGTGCCGAACCAAAGCCGACACATGACAGCAATCAGAGTCATCTCTCAAAATGAAACCAGCAACATCAAAACTTTGTGCAACAACTATCCATCAAAATTAATCTTTATCTTTATCCATCAAAATTAATCTTTATGATGTTGGGATTTGGTCACTTGGAGTAACATTGTTGTAGAGAGGATAGTTGCAATGGTATGAAGCAATGCAGGCAACAACTGCATGGGGAGAAAAGTTCTTATTTTTGAAGACACAATTGTTGAGCTTCTGTCAAATCTGCCAACAAAGAGTAAGAATTTTCCCAAACTTAGTTGCATCAAAAAGGCCTATTTATAAATATGTCCTGCAAAGTTTGAATTAGATTATTAGAATTCCAAATATCTCCGCAATTCGCTAGGTCCCAAACTTGACCCGAGATGCGACACTTGAAAAATAAATGATTTAAAGTCTCTTCTTCCTGTGAGCACAAATGACATAAATTACTTGGGATGATACCAAACCTGTGCAATCTGCTTTTGGTTGCATGTTAATCTTCCTCTTAAAAGAAGCCAGCTAAAAATTTTGATTTTAGGAGCAAAATCTGATTTCCAAACTTTCCGTATCAAAGAAGTAAACTCATGGTTCTCAGCCTCATTATTTGGAAGCCAAGTCGCAGACTTAACTGTAAAGTCTCCATTAGGACTAAATCCCCAGACAAAAGAGTCTGCCTGATTATTCTTGGGAATTGGGATACCACAAATCTGATCAACAACATTTGTGTCAAGAACTATGAGTAGTTTATCTCTATTTCAATTTGTATTAGCCATATAGTCAGCCACAGACTCATTCCAATCAATGTTAGCACGTCTAGTATCATCAATAAGAGTAATAAGAGGGAAAAATAGTACCCAATTGAAAGTCCAGAAAGCAATGTCTGAGTCTTTTCTTATAGTCCATCAGATTTCTTTTTTATGTGCGTTTAATATAATATTTTTCTGTCATTCTCGACTACAGATACTACTTTGACAATTCCTGTTGGAGTGACAAAATAGATAAATTACTACTAGGCTACTAGCTAGTTCATACTTCATACATCCTGCAGTTTAAGTGATTTTTTTTTGCTTTTTTATTTTTGGGAAATTAGACAGAGGTAAATGAAATAATTGGAAGAAATTAAGGTATAGTATCAAAACTATTTCCATATGACCCAAAAGATGGAAAGAGACCCCAGCTATATATGTAGCTACTTAATTTTATTGAACGAAGCTGCATGCCAAAAGTCAGCCATGGTATCCTGCCATTTTAAATTTCTGGAGAGATAGAGAGGGATCGATGAAAAGTGGAAAGCTCTAGGAAAGAAGACAAATAATTAAGATATATGCTCCAATCTTCTGTCGTCCCTACAACTTCATCTTCTCGTGGTGCTTGGTCTGACTCCAACTTTGTCAACGGTTTCATAAATCTATGGAACCAGTCAAGAGTCCTCCAGTTTTCTCCAAAACTTGCTACTGTACATTTCTATAGTCCTCAGATTTTTTGCTTTATATATCCCTCCAAAACTTTCTCAGAATACCTCAACTTGTTAATTTCTTCCTTCTATATTATTCTCCCGCTCCTTTCCTTGTTTACTATCCTTCTGTTTTGGGAAACCAGGTAGTTATTTCATGTCCTTTTTTCATCTTCCGGTGAACACAGTACCCCTGCACCCACGAACAAAGCCCTCCATGCCTCTGCTTACACAATCTATTAACACTGTACTGTTTCCTTGATGTTTATGCTTTGCAGATTCGAGATTAGGGTTTCTGCAACTCCCGCCATGTCTCCGGCAATTGCAGTTTTGAGAGATGAGAATGAAGAGAGCCAGTACCAGAATGGAGTGAAGCGCTTGCATGAGAATGGAATAAGCAAAGTTCCAAGCAAGTACATACTTCCCGTATTAGAGCGACCCAGTAATACAAATCAACAGCAAG of the Fragaria vesca subsp. vesca linkage group LG6, FraVesHawaii_1.0, whole genome shotgun sequence genome contains:
- the LOC101307720 gene encoding uncharacterized protein LOC101307720, whose protein sequence is MFVLQRKVKLLKPILKVWNINVFGNIHTNVDNARAVLEKIQLAISLEGLTEARRVEELLAHDGLTNVLSIQENFWADKVRVRWVKEGDRNTSYFHTLAKIRRARSFITSLCIGNDLVDDVNILRSHVVEHFTTAFMDDGNIRETGLVENVIPSVVSYSENDSLLAIPTADEVKNVVFSMNADSAPGKDGYTGHFFQACWDVVGLYVIGAIKSFFQTGYILPNLNSNFVALIPKVQEADVITQFQPIAMANFSFKIITHILADRLAPIASRIILPNQFAFLKGRQISDCTFLTLECVNLLDTKCRGGNVAIKFDVAKAFDTLNWGFL